The following proteins come from a genomic window of Chryseobacterium glaciei:
- a CDS encoding type 1 glutamine amidotransferase, with amino-acid sequence MKDIRIALLDMNNNQVNQGFKNIREISEAFKKKSEENVIIKTFDVRHKNEMPNIEDFDIFISSGGPGDPHREGLEWEDKFAEFLDTVYNHNKYNDDKKYMFLICHSFQLASIHWELGNICKRKSYSFGVMPIHKTDEGEQEFLFKNLPDPFYAVDSRAFQFIEPNHERFEELGMKIVAIEKFRPHINLERAIMAVRFSEEIFGTQFHPEANPEGMVENLKDEKNKEAMIENYGMEKYLETVDRMDDEDKIVLTQAQILPRFLQFAKKNVLKGAEAMA; translated from the coding sequence ATGAAGGATATTAGAATCGCTTTGCTGGACATGAATAACAATCAGGTAAATCAAGGCTTTAAAAATATACGAGAGATTTCGGAAGCATTCAAAAAAAAATCTGAAGAAAATGTTATCATCAAAACTTTTGATGTAAGACATAAAAATGAAATGCCAAATATTGAAGATTTTGATATTTTCATTTCATCAGGAGGTCCCGGAGATCCGCACAGAGAAGGACTTGAATGGGAAGATAAATTTGCAGAATTTCTGGATACCGTTTATAATCATAATAAATATAATGATGATAAAAAGTATATGTTTCTGATTTGTCATTCATTCCAATTAGCGAGTATTCATTGGGAATTGGGTAATATCTGCAAAAGAAAATCTTATTCTTTCGGAGTAATGCCGATTCATAAAACTGATGAAGGTGAACAGGAATTTTTATTTAAAAATCTTCCAGATCCGTTCTATGCTGTGGATTCTAGAGCGTTTCAGTTCATTGAGCCAAATCACGAGCGTTTTGAGGAATTAGGAATGAAAATCGTTGCGATTGAGAAATTCCGTCCGCATATTAATCTTGAGAGAGCTATTATGGCGGTTCGTTTTTCAGAAGAGATCTTTGGAACTCAATTCCACCCTGAAGCTAATCCTGAAGGTATGGTTGAAAACCTGAAAGATGAAAAGAATAAAGAAGCTATGATCGAAAATTACGGAATGGAAAAATATCTTGAAACTGTGGACAGAATGGATGATGAAGACAAAATCGTTCTTACACAGGCTCAAATTCTACCGAGATTTTTGCAATTTGCAAAAAAAAACGTTTTGAAGGGAGCTGAAGCAATGGCTTAA
- a CDS encoding carboxylate-amine ligase: MHQFTIGIEEEYQIIDVESRDLVSHVSKIIEGGKAVLSENLKHEMHESMIEMETGICQNIQEAQAELTNLRRHLINTAHEQGLRVSGGGTHPFSNWEHNTITDGERYNKIVDDMGDVARGNLIFGLHVHIGIPNREEGVRIQNVMRYFLPHVYALSVNSPFWIGRNTGFRSYRQEIFVKFPRTGIPSYFNSLAEFDSYVDLLVKTGTIDNAKKIWWDLRVHPFYPTIEFRICDMPLRIEETVCLAAIMQSLVAKIYKLHQQNLSFRSYRRLLLNENKWRASRDGIHSHLIDFGKEESVPYPDLLKELLEFIDDVVDELGCRKEVEYAWTILENGTGADRQLKVYEETGDLTKVVDYMISETEYGITHGQSAS, translated from the coding sequence ATGCATCAATTTACGATTGGTATCGAAGAAGAATACCAAATTATAGATGTTGAGAGCCGTGATTTGGTTTCTCATGTTTCGAAAATTATTGAAGGCGGAAAAGCTGTTTTAAGTGAAAACTTAAAGCACGAAATGCACGAATCCATGATTGAAATGGAAACGGGTATCTGCCAGAACATTCAGGAAGCACAGGCTGAGCTTACAAATTTAAGAAGACACCTTATTAATACCGCTCACGAACAGGGACTTCGTGTTTCAGGAGGGGGAACTCACCCTTTTTCCAATTGGGAACACAACACCATCACGGATGGCGAACGCTACAACAAAATTGTAGACGATATGGGAGATGTTGCCCGCGGAAATCTTATTTTCGGGCTTCATGTTCATATCGGAATTCCAAATCGTGAAGAAGGCGTGAGAATTCAAAATGTAATGCGTTATTTCTTGCCTCACGTTTATGCACTGTCTGTTAATTCACCGTTTTGGATTGGTAGAAATACAGGGTTCAGGTCTTACAGACAGGAAATTTTCGTTAAATTTCCAAGAACAGGAATTCCGAGTTATTTCAATTCTCTGGCAGAATTTGACAGCTATGTTGATCTTTTGGTTAAAACAGGAACAATTGATAATGCTAAGAAAATCTGGTGGGATCTACGCGTTCATCCGTTCTACCCTACGATTGAATTCAGAATCTGCGATATGCCTTTAAGAATTGAAGAAACGGTTTGTCTTGCTGCTATTATGCAAAGTTTAGTGGCTAAAATTTACAAATTGCATCAGCAAAATTTAAGCTTCAGAAGTTATAGAAGATTATTATTAAATGAAAATAAATGGAGAGCTTCCAGAGACGGAATACATTCACATTTAATTGATTTTGGTAAAGAAGAATCTGTTCCTTATCCTGATTTATTAAAAGAATTGCTTGAGTTCATTGATGATGTTGTGGACGAATTAGGATGCAGAAAAGAAGTTGAATACGCATGGACAATTCTTGAAAACGGAACAGGTGCAGACAGACAGCTTAAAGTCTATGAAGAAACAGGCGATCTTACGAAAGTTGTGGATTATATGATCTCAGAAACAGAATATGGCATAACACATGGTCAATCCGCTTCATAA
- a CDS encoding ATP-grasp domain-containing protein, translating into MAKKVGILFGMEDTFPWAFIDKVNELGGGEIIAEAVSIDKLEQGADYGYAVIIDRISQDVPFYRAYLKNAALNGTYVINNPFWWSADEKFFNNALMSKLGIPLPKTVLLPSHERPTDTTETSFRNLKFPHDWEYIFDYVGFPAYMKPHDGGGWKSVYRVESPKDLWNKLGETEQLVMMVQEEIVFEDYYRVYCLGKKYVHIMPYEPRNPHHLRYATTHQTEGEELKKLLKVIHDYTIKMNEALGYDFNTVEFAIRDGIPYAIDFCNPAPDADRNSVGEENFAWIVENSAKLAIEKAKEYVPGKPNISWGTFVKDSVK; encoded by the coding sequence ATGGCAAAAAAAGTTGGAATTCTATTCGGGATGGAAGATACATTTCCTTGGGCATTTATAGACAAGGTAAATGAATTAGGAGGTGGAGAAATTATTGCAGAAGCAGTGAGCATTGACAAATTAGAGCAAGGCGCAGATTACGGATATGCAGTAATTATAGACAGAATTTCGCAGGACGTTCCCTTCTACAGAGCTTATCTTAAAAATGCAGCATTGAACGGAACTTACGTTATCAACAACCCTTTTTGGTGGAGTGCAGACGAGAAGTTTTTCAATAATGCATTGATGTCTAAACTGGGAATTCCTCTTCCGAAAACAGTGTTGCTTCCTTCGCATGAAAGACCTACAGATACTACAGAAACATCTTTCAGAAACCTGAAATTCCCTCACGATTGGGAGTATATTTTCGATTATGTTGGCTTCCCTGCTTACATGAAACCTCATGACGGCGGTGGCTGGAAAAGCGTTTACAGAGTAGAAAGCCCTAAAGATCTTTGGAATAAATTAGGAGAAACCGAGCAGTTGGTAATGATGGTTCAGGAAGAGATCGTCTTCGAAGATTATTACAGAGTATATTGTTTAGGCAAGAAATATGTTCATATTATGCCTTACGAACCGAGAAATCCGCACCATTTGAGATACGCAACAACGCATCAGACAGAAGGTGAAGAATTAAAAAAATTATTAAAGGTTATTCATGATTATACGATTAAAATGAATGAAGCTTTAGGATATGATTTCAATACGGTAGAATTTGCCATCAGAGATGGAATCCCTTACGCAATCGACTTCTGTAACCCGGCTCCGGATGCAGACAGAAATTCTGTCGGTGAAGAAAACTTCGCGTGGATCGTAGAAAACTCTGCTAAATTAGCGATTGAAAAAGCAAAAGAATACGTTCCAGGGAAACCAAATATCTCTTGGGGAACTTTTGTAAAAGACTCAGTAAAATAA
- a CDS encoding alpha/beta hydrolase-fold protein — MLQIEHTDYYSNILGTSLKVEVTGHYGHPIIMFPTSQGQYTQNHDFHLNGSINWFVEQGKVKLYNIQTIDGWSFYDEKISPQQRIKNYELYVQFLIQEFVPYIQKLHNTHRVAVAGASFGGYHAANFAFRFPDVVSHLFCLSGAFSIRNFMDGYSDELVYFNCPREFVKNDEAWKYKHMHIVLSTSDQDICKDKNLEMADILSAKGIDFWYDERKWINHDWPLWRLVFPTFIGRFFS, encoded by the coding sequence ATGCTGCAGATAGAACATACTGATTACTATTCAAATATATTAGGAACAAGCCTTAAAGTAGAGGTTACCGGACATTATGGTCATCCCATCATCATGTTTCCGACTTCGCAGGGGCAATATACCCAAAACCATGATTTTCACCTTAATGGAAGCATCAATTGGTTTGTTGAACAGGGAAAAGTAAAACTTTATAACATTCAGACCATCGATGGCTGGAGTTTCTATGACGAAAAAATATCTCCACAACAAAGGATTAAAAATTACGAATTGTATGTACAGTTTCTGATTCAGGAATTCGTGCCTTACATCCAAAAACTTCATAATACGCACCGGGTAGCGGTTGCAGGAGCGAGCTTTGGAGGATATCATGCTGCCAATTTTGCATTCAGGTTTCCTGATGTGGTTTCGCATTTATTCTGCCTTTCGGGAGCATTCAGTATCCGCAACTTTATGGACGGATATTCTGATGAACTGGTATATTTTAATTGCCCGAGAGAGTTTGTTAAAAATGATGAAGCTTGGAAATACAAACACATGCACATTGTTTTAAGCACCTCGGATCAGGATATCTGCAAGGATAAAAACTTAGAAATGGCAGACATTTTAAGTGCAAAAGGAATTGATTTCTGGTATGACGAAAGAAAATGGATCAACCACGACTGGCCGCTTTGGCGATTGGTTTTCCCAACATTTATAGGAAGGTTTTTCTCTTAA